A stretch of Desulfobacter hydrogenophilus DNA encodes these proteins:
- a CDS encoding Tex family protein, whose amino-acid sequence MNIKMMISRNTGLKENQVTAVLDLLDQGSTVPFIARYRKERTGSLDEVAISDIRDRAKALKELAARKQAIIKSLEERQLYTKELSQLIENADSMTRLEDVYEKYRPKRRTRATIAREKGLEPLALMILDPKTGIDLQKEATGFIGPDVASLEDALAGARDIIAEIINDDASIRSGVRDLFIKTAMINTTVIKGKVNDGAKFKDYFDWEEPAFKAPSHRILAMLRGAAEKVLRVHVLPDEKKALDIIQRIYPGNRTVNPQSREQILAAAEDAYKRLLSKSIENEALRILKQKADEKAVAVFSDNLRQVLLSPPLGGRPVLAVDPGFRTGCKIACLDATGKLVHHDVIHPHTPNGKSSAAQLIPKLVSRYEIRAIAVGNGTAGRETESFIKELTLPEDVDVIMVDESGASIYSASQTAREEFPDHDITVRGAVSIGRRLMDPLAELVKVEPKSIGVGQYQHDVDQTMLQAALDDVVVSCVNQVGVEANTASKQLLSRVSGLNAGIAANMVKYRDENGAFASRTDFLKVPRLGKKAFEQAAGFLRIQNGKNPLDRSGIHPESYPVVKQMANDIGCRVEEMMTAKAPVQSIDLTPYVTATTGLPTLKDIVAELAAPGRDPRQPFQAFSFDKDIHEMKDLVPDMVVPGIVTNVTAFGAFVDIGVHQDGLVHISQLADRFVKDPNEVVKVRQQVQVRVLEVDIPRKRISLSMKTG is encoded by the coding sequence ATGAATATTAAAATGATGATCAGCCGGAACACCGGCCTGAAAGAAAACCAGGTGACAGCAGTTCTGGATCTACTGGACCAGGGTTCCACAGTGCCTTTTATCGCAAGATACCGAAAAGAGCGCACAGGCAGCCTGGACGAGGTGGCGATATCCGATATCCGGGACAGGGCAAAGGCTTTAAAAGAGCTGGCAGCCAGGAAACAGGCTATTATCAAATCTTTAGAAGAAAGGCAGCTTTATACCAAAGAGCTGAGCCAACTCATTGAAAATGCAGACTCCATGACCCGACTGGAGGATGTGTATGAAAAGTATCGCCCCAAAAGGCGGACCCGCGCCACAATTGCCCGGGAAAAGGGTCTGGAGCCCCTGGCCCTGATGATTCTGGACCCTAAAACCGGTATCGACCTTCAAAAGGAGGCAACCGGATTCATCGGCCCCGATGTGGCAAGCCTCGAAGATGCGTTGGCCGGAGCCAGGGATATCATTGCCGAAATTATTAACGACGATGCATCCATCCGATCAGGGGTCAGGGATCTGTTCATCAAAACAGCCATGATCAATACAACGGTAATCAAGGGCAAAGTAAACGACGGAGCCAAGTTCAAGGACTATTTTGACTGGGAGGAGCCGGCATTTAAAGCGCCGTCCCACCGCATACTTGCCATGCTCAGGGGAGCCGCCGAAAAAGTTTTGCGTGTTCATGTCCTGCCCGATGAAAAAAAAGCGTTGGATATCATCCAGAGAATTTACCCGGGTAATAGAACGGTTAACCCCCAAAGCCGGGAGCAGATCCTTGCCGCCGCCGAAGACGCATACAAACGCCTGTTGTCCAAATCCATTGAAAATGAGGCCTTGCGAATTCTCAAACAAAAGGCCGATGAAAAGGCAGTGGCGGTTTTCTCAGACAATTTACGCCAGGTGCTCCTCTCCCCTCCCCTTGGTGGCAGGCCTGTGCTGGCGGTTGATCCGGGGTTCCGCACCGGATGCAAAATCGCTTGCCTGGATGCCACGGGAAAGCTGGTTCACCATGATGTCATCCATCCCCATACCCCAAACGGAAAATCATCCGCTGCACAGCTCATCCCCAAACTTGTCTCTCGATACGAAATCCGCGCCATCGCCGTGGGCAACGGCACGGCAGGCAGGGAGACCGAAAGCTTTATCAAGGAACTGACACTGCCCGAAGATGTGGATGTGATCATGGTAGACGAAAGCGGGGCATCCATTTACTCAGCCTCCCAAACAGCCAGGGAAGAATTCCCGGACCACGACATCACGGTCAGGGGCGCGGTATCAATCGGCAGACGCCTCATGGACCCCTTGGCAGAGCTTGTCAAGGTGGAACCTAAATCCATCGGAGTGGGACAATACCAGCACGATGTGGACCAGACCATGCTTCAAGCCGCCCTGGACGATGTGGTGGTTTCCTGCGTCAACCAGGTGGGCGTGGAGGCCAACACCGCATCAAAGCAGCTTTTGTCCCGGGTATCCGGCCTGAACGCCGGCATTGCCGCCAACATGGTCAAATATCGGGATGAAAATGGCGCATTTGCATCCCGAACCGATTTTCTCAAGGTGCCCCGCCTGGGCAAAAAAGCATTTGAACAGGCCGCAGGATTTTTAAGAATCCAAAACGGAAAAAATCCCCTGGACCGCAGCGGTATTCATCCCGAATCCTATCCCGTGGTCAAACAGATGGCCAACGATATCGGCTGTCGAGTGGAAGAGATGATGACGGCAAAAGCGCCGGTGCAAAGTATAGACCTTACGCCCTATGTAACGGCGACCACAGGCCTTCCCACGCTCAAGGACATCGTTGCCGAGCTGGCAGCCCCGGGACGGGACCCGAGACAGCCCTTCCAGGCCTTTTCCTTTGACAAAGATATCCATGAAATGAAAGACCTGGTGCCTGACATGGTTGTTCCCGGCATTGTGACTAATGTCACCGCATTTGGCGCTTTTGTGGATATCGGGGTACACCAGGACGGTCTTGTTCACATCAGCCAGCTTGCGGACCGATTTGTCAAGGATCCCAATGAGGTTGTCAAAGTACGTCAGCAGGTACAGGTGCGCGTTCTTGAGGTAGATATCCCCAGAAAACGGATCTCGTTATCCATGAAAACAGGCTGA
- a CDS encoding branched-chain amino acid ABC transporter permease, which yields MKIVQSIKKFLSNIPMAGWLLGMLVAVLIEYFWGYDYISYYLGLPKIPVLFGAIIMLKDPTMIPGALAYDLVVYVLPVCIVGKASAFFTNPLAAAMEKLPLWISVLIHLCCFYGILSLWAGINDYRVLVVKLTLISIILTISINVINGYQGEFSCSHPGFMAVGAYVSSVITLFLFANDKIFGAAVLPPSLGPWLFPFALIMGGIAASVASLLVAIPSFRTRGDYLAIISLAFMFIVKSAVENINVIGGARGMGGQPDLAPLYVIFIWTMLCIWVIHNFVTSIMGKALNAVRDDEAASESMTVKTRKTKMTAFMFGAFWAGIAGGLFAHVLTYINPGMFSINRLAEILAMVYFGGLNSIVGSIVGAVSINILGEALRPLELFKWIIIPLILIFVMIFRPYGLISFREINAGKLLAARKNK from the coding sequence ATGAAGATTGTACAATCAATAAAAAAATTCCTATCGAACATACCCATGGCAGGCTGGCTTTTAGGGATGCTGGTCGCTGTGTTGATTGAGTATTTCTGGGGATACGACTATATTTCCTACTACCTGGGCCTGCCCAAGATTCCGGTGCTGTTCGGCGCCATTATCATGCTCAAAGATCCGACTATGATCCCCGGCGCCCTGGCCTATGACCTGGTTGTTTATGTCCTGCCGGTCTGCATTGTGGGAAAAGCGTCTGCTTTTTTTACCAACCCGCTGGCAGCTGCCATGGAGAAGCTGCCATTATGGATCTCCGTGCTGATCCATTTATGTTGTTTTTACGGTATTTTGTCTCTTTGGGCAGGAATAAACGACTATCGCGTGCTTGTGGTGAAACTGACGCTGATATCCATTATTTTGACCATCAGCATCAACGTCATCAACGGCTACCAGGGTGAATTTTCCTGTTCCCATCCAGGGTTTATGGCCGTGGGGGCCTATGTCTCGTCCGTGATTACCCTGTTTTTATTTGCCAATGACAAAATTTTTGGCGCTGCCGTGCTGCCGCCTTCCCTGGGGCCGTGGCTTTTCCCCTTTGCTTTGATCATGGGCGGGATCGCCGCTTCCGTTGCATCGCTTTTAGTGGCCATACCCTCATTCAGGACCCGGGGGGATTACCTGGCCATCATCTCTCTGGCCTTCATGTTCATCGTCAAAAGTGCGGTGGAAAATATCAATGTCATCGGCGGTGCCCGGGGCATGGGCGGCCAGCCCGATCTTGCCCCGCTTTATGTGATCTTTATCTGGACCATGCTGTGCATCTGGGTGATTCATAATTTTGTCACCTCTATCATGGGAAAGGCCCTTAATGCCGTGCGCGATGACGAGGCCGCTTCCGAGTCCATGACCGTGAAAACCCGGAAAACCAAGATGACAGCCTTCATGTTCGGCGCATTCTGGGCAGGTATAGCCGGTGGACTTTTTGCCCATGTGCTGACCTATATAAACCCGGGCATGTTCAGCATCAACCGGCTGGCAGAAATTCTTGCCATGGTCTATTTTGGCGGCCTGAACTCCATTGTGGGCTCCATTGTGGGCGCCGTCTCCATCAATATTTTGGGCGAAGCCCTGCGGCCCCTGGAGCTGTTCAAGTGGATCATTATTCCGCTGATACTGATTTTTGTTATGATTTTCAGGCCATACGGCTTGATCTCTTTTAGGGAAATCAACGCCGGAAAACTTCTTGCGGCCAGAAAGAACAAATAA
- a CDS encoding branched-chain amino acid ABC transporter permease, whose amino-acid sequence MESFTDLIPFFIQNFINALQRGSFYAVISIGYSMVYGVLMLFNFAHGDIFMVGTYIGFGIATLFLSLFAGILPGPVIFVGTVVVTMFLASWIGVFVEVAGYRPLRQAPRASAAITGLMIGIIFETGILILLGAKRLSFPPLIESVSYNVGGVYFTNIKVMIIIISLLLMLALHTFIQKTKWGMAMRAMSYDFLAVPLMGVSINIMAPLTFAIGAGLAAVAGILYGQAYPILDPYMGVLIGWKAFVAAILGGRGSIKGAALAGYLLGFIEIFVATIFPSTLRDLIAYSIILLILTFRPRGFFGMEHSTKLRL is encoded by the coding sequence ATGGAATCGTTTACTGATTTGATACCGTTTTTTATTCAGAACTTTATCAATGCACTCCAGCGAGGAAGTTTTTACGCCGTTATCTCCATCGGGTACTCCATGGTCTACGGCGTTCTGATGCTTTTTAACTTTGCCCATGGTGATATCTTCATGGTGGGCACCTATATCGGTTTTGGTATTGCGACGCTTTTTCTATCGTTGTTTGCAGGCATTTTACCGGGGCCTGTCATCTTTGTGGGCACCGTTGTGGTGACCATGTTTTTAGCCTCTTGGATCGGGGTGTTTGTGGAAGTGGCGGGCTATCGTCCTTTGCGCCAGGCGCCCCGGGCCTCTGCCGCCATCACGGGCCTTATGATCGGCATTATTTTTGAAACCGGTATTTTGATTCTTTTAGGTGCCAAGCGCTTAAGCTTTCCGCCGCTCATCGAATCGGTCTCCTACAATGTGGGCGGGGTCTATTTTACAAATATCAAGGTGATGATCATCATCATCAGCTTGTTGCTCATGCTGGCGTTGCACACCTTTATCCAGAAAACCAAATGGGGAATGGCCATGCGGGCCATGTCCTATGATTTTCTTGCCGTACCCCTCATGGGGGTCTCCATCAACATCATGGCTCCTTTAACCTTTGCCATTGGTGCCGGATTGGCTGCGGTGGCCGGCATTCTTTACGGCCAGGCATATCCTATCCTGGACCCGTACATGGGGGTGCTGATTGGCTGGAAAGCCTTTGTTGCGGCAATTCTCGGCGGGCGCGGCTCCATTAAGGGCGCAGCATTGGCCGGTTATCTTCTAGGGTTTATTGAAATATTTGTTGCTACCATATTTCCGTCCACCCTGAGGGATCTGATTGCCTATTCCATTATCCTTTTGATACTGACCTTCAGGCCAAGGGGATTTTTCGGCATGGAGCACAGCACCAAACTTCGGCTGTGA
- a CDS encoding NADH-quinone oxidoreductase subunit K, with protein sequence MNSIFNFLVILLILLNFRLISSSRLMPCIHVLVIQALILSGVAWMTHQGHMSLHLYFMLVVNVFLKAAVLPWMLTRVVQKNIISRELDPLVGYSPSLIIGVVLLGISVMISRPLSLSHTLIEDLFLPVSLFTLFSGLFMIIARKKAITQVLGYMVMENGIYTFGVAMAIHEPLIVELSVLLDVFVAVLIMGVAIFHISREFNHIDTDRLSVLRDL encoded by the coding sequence ATGAACAGCATTTTTAACTTCCTGGTTATTCTTCTGATTTTGCTTAATTTCCGGCTCATCAGCTCAAGCCGCCTGATGCCCTGCATTCACGTACTGGTGATACAGGCGCTGATACTTTCCGGTGTGGCCTGGATGACCCATCAGGGTCACATGTCTTTACATCTTTATTTCATGCTGGTCGTGAATGTATTTCTAAAAGCCGCCGTGCTGCCCTGGATGCTCACCCGGGTGGTTCAAAAAAACATCATTTCAAGGGAGCTGGACCCCTTGGTGGGGTACTCCCCCTCCCTGATTATCGGAGTGGTGCTGCTGGGTATCAGCGTGATGATTTCCCGGCCCCTTTCCCTTTCCCACACCCTGATTGAAGATCTTTTCCTGCCGGTATCCCTGTTCACCCTGTTTTCCGGACTGTTCATGATCATTGCCCGCAAAAAGGCCATTACCCAGGTGTTGGGATATATGGTCATGGAAAACGGGATTTATACTTTTGGGGTGGCCATGGCCATTCATGAACCCCTTATTGTGGAATTAAGTGTGCTGCTGGATGTATTTGTGGCCGTGCTCATCATGGGGGTGGCCATCTTTCATATCAGCCGGGAATTCAATCACATTGACACGGACCGCCTGAGTGTCCTGAGGGATCTGTAA
- a CDS encoding ABC transporter ATP-binding protein gives MTPLLHVDKMTHYFGGLRAVHNYNLSVGPNQIVGLIGPNGAGKTTVFNLITGVYTPTEGRITLENENIVGLETNEIAAKGLGRTFQNLALWRHMNVLDHIKMAHYSQLSYSLFDSFFNTGRCRRQEAKVEENAYRLLELFDIKQHADQLVTSLPYGAQRRVEMARAMATNPKVLFLDEPTAGMTPDELIQMIKIIRQVHQDFGVAIFLIEHRMKFVMELCQHIQTLVFGEVIAQGPPEEIQNNPKVIEAYLGKEDLT, from the coding sequence ATGACGCCTTTACTCCATGTAGATAAAATGACCCACTATTTCGGTGGGTTGCGGGCGGTTCACAATTATAACCTTTCGGTTGGACCAAATCAGATTGTCGGATTGATCGGCCCCAACGGGGCTGGCAAAACAACCGTTTTCAACCTGATTACAGGGGTCTATACCCCCACCGAAGGCCGTATTACCCTTGAAAATGAAAATATTGTGGGGTTGGAAACCAATGAAATTGCAGCCAAGGGACTTGGTAGAACATTTCAGAACCTGGCCCTGTGGCGGCACATGAATGTACTCGACCATATTAAAATGGCCCATTATTCCCAGTTGTCCTATAGCCTTTTCGATTCGTTTTTTAATACCGGCAGATGCCGAAGACAGGAAGCCAAAGTCGAAGAGAATGCTTACCGGCTTCTGGAACTTTTTGATATTAAGCAACACGCCGATCAGTTGGTGACAAGCCTTCCCTACGGAGCCCAGCGGCGGGTGGAGATGGCCCGGGCCATGGCCACCAATCCCAAGGTTCTTTTCCTGGATGAACCCACCGCAGGCATGACCCCTGACGAGCTGATCCAGATGATCAAAATTATCAGGCAGGTACACCAGGATTTCGGGGTGGCTATTTTTCTGATTGAACATCGCATGAAATTTGTGATGGAGCTTTGTCAGCATATCCAGACCCTGGTGTTTGGCGAAGTGATTGCCCAAGGCCCCCCCGAAGAGATCCAGAACAACCCTAAAGTGATTGAAGCCTATCTGGGCAAGGAGGATTTGACCTGA
- a CDS encoding ABC transporter substrate-binding protein: MTMVFSSSAFCKRETVIKIGINAPLTGDIPKVGEGTKYAAQMWLSDIEKAGGLEVGGQKYKVELVIEDNESKAESAVKANTKMISQDDVLAIVGPQSSKQAVPAGEVANKYKTVMISPWSTNPDTTMDRPFVFRGCFLDPFQGPVVANFITDEFGFTKAAVLYDVASDYPKGLAEVFKDAWENKHGAGSIVAFESFTTKDTDFSSQLTKIIQSGAQVLFTPQYYNEVPLIVKQAQELGWKGPVVGSDSWGSAETVELCGEACYGQFFSSHYAAAGAKGATKDFIDRYNEKYGYIPDDVAALTWDALRLAQQAIQDAGKLTGRIDKDRQAVRDALAKITNFAGITGNMTFTEEGDPVKCAVIVKINDKGEYEFYKSVCP, translated from the coding sequence ATGACCATGGTTTTTTCTTCATCTGCGTTCTGTAAAAGAGAGACCGTCATTAAAATCGGCATCAATGCGCCTTTGACCGGTGATATCCCAAAGGTTGGAGAAGGAACAAAATATGCCGCGCAAATGTGGCTGTCAGACATTGAAAAGGCCGGTGGACTTGAAGTCGGCGGCCAGAAGTATAAGGTCGAACTGGTTATTGAAGACAATGAATCCAAAGCGGAATCTGCGGTAAAAGCCAACACCAAAATGATCAGCCAGGATGATGTTCTGGCCATTGTCGGCCCCCAGTCTTCCAAACAGGCTGTGCCGGCCGGTGAAGTGGCCAACAAATACAAAACCGTCATGATCAGCCCCTGGTCCACCAACCCGGACACCACCATGGATCGCCCCTTTGTATTCCGCGGCTGTTTCCTGGATCCTTTCCAGGGTCCCGTTGTGGCCAATTTTATTACCGATGAGTTCGGTTTCACCAAGGCTGCGGTGCTTTATGATGTGGCCTCTGACTATCCCAAAGGGCTTGCTGAAGTGTTCAAGGATGCGTGGGAAAATAAACACGGTGCAGGCTCCATTGTTGCCTTTGAAAGCTTTACCACTAAAGACACGGATTTTTCTTCCCAGCTGACCAAAATTATACAATCCGGTGCCCAGGTGCTTTTTACCCCGCAGTACTATAATGAAGTACCTCTGATTGTTAAACAGGCCCAAGAGCTTGGATGGAAAGGACCCGTCGTGGGTTCCGACTCCTGGGGGTCTGCCGAGACCGTTGAGCTGTGCGGCGAAGCCTGCTACGGCCAGTTTTTTTCTTCCCACTATGCAGCCGCCGGTGCCAAGGGCGCAACCAAGGACTTCATTGATCGTTACAATGAAAAATACGGTTATATTCCCGATGATGTGGCAGCCCTGACCTGGGATGCCCTTCGTCTGGCCCAGCAGGCCATTCAGGATGCCGGAAAATTGACCGGCAGAATTGATAAAGACCGCCAGGCTGTCCGGGATGCCCTTGCAAAAATTACAAATTTTGCAGGTATCACCGGGAACATGACCTTCACCGAAGAGGGCGACCCGGTCAAATGTGCGGTTATCGTAAAAATAAACGATAAGGGTGAATACGAGTTCTACAAGTCCGTATGTCCTTAA
- a CDS encoding ABC transporter ATP-binding protein produces the protein MQLNVKNLKVSYGNIKALHGLDFSIDAGEIVTIIGANGAGKSTTLRAISRMVPSESGSVIEFEGKDVLSYTTDKVVTRLGISHVPEGRRIFGNLTVTENLTLACFARKDTEQIETDKKWVFDLFPRLEERKNQISGTLSGGEQQMLAVGRGYLSGRKIMILDEPSMGLAPLLMLEMFDALKEINRHGTTILLVEQNARLALKFAQRGYVIEHGKLVLEGPADKLLDDPEVKKAYLGA, from the coding sequence ATGCAGCTGAATGTTAAAAATCTTAAGGTGTCCTACGGCAATATCAAGGCGCTTCACGGGCTGGACTTCAGCATTGATGCCGGTGAAATCGTCACAATTATCGGGGCCAACGGGGCGGGCAAAAGCACCACCCTTCGCGCCATCTCCCGGATGGTTCCCAGTGAGTCGGGCTCCGTCATTGAATTTGAGGGAAAAGATGTCCTGTCCTATACCACAGACAAGGTGGTCACCCGGCTTGGCATCTCCCATGTGCCCGAAGGCCGAAGAATTTTCGGCAACCTTACAGTAACGGAAAACTTGACGCTGGCCTGTTTTGCCAGAAAAGATACCGAGCAGATTGAAACGGATAAAAAGTGGGTGTTTGATCTTTTCCCCCGCCTTGAAGAGCGAAAGAATCAGATTTCCGGCACCCTGTCCGGCGGAGAGCAGCAGATGCTTGCCGTGGGCAGGGGGTACCTGAGCGGCAGAAAAATCATGATTCTGGATGAGCCCTCCATGGGGCTTGCGCCTTTGCTTATGCTTGAGATGTTTGATGCATTAAAAGAGATCAACAGGCATGGCACCACCATCCTTTTGGTTGAACAGAACGCCCGATTAGCCCTCAAGTTTGCCCAGAGAGGTTATGTAATTGAACATGGCAAACTTGTGCTTGAAGGCCCGGCTGATAAGCTGCTTGACGATCCGGAGGTGAAAAAAGCGTACCTGGGGGCGTAA
- a CDS encoding proton-conducting transporter membrane subunit produces the protein MFFFTAAMIILLTGSLLLPFSGRGHLANIAGPLFALTGAVLALAAGVDAICTGGFDFISPWNYQLGGFHLKLDPLSGYFTMVIAMVCGLSALYGRDYLKPYANEKHLGVSWSMFLLLFASMLLVITAWNGVLFLVAWEIMSLSSFFLVIFESHRPGVLAAGWTYLVATHLGTAFLMVMFLLLGQNHSYDFNVIQASGPMATFLFVLAVVGFGTKAGFLPFHVWLPEAHPAAPSHVSAVMSAAMIKTGIYGILRISILMGPFQASWGWILIIVGALTGIFGVLSALSQQDLKRLLAYSSVENIGIIAIGLGLGFLGFATQHPVIGLLGIAGGMLHVLNHALFKSLLFFGAGAVRHATHTLEMEKMGGLMKGMPITGTTFVIGAAAICALPPLNGFISEFLIYFGSFSSLYGSKGTFSVLAAVTVIIALALIGGLALACFTKAAGIVFSGEPRTREAAKAKESGVFMPISMGILVALCVYIGLFSPQVIGFLGPVFDTTVAGHPLGDASLAPAVVSLTMVSRVGAGLIALIVFLGLVKRRWMQHKIVEKSTTWGCGYATPTAKIQYTASSFADPIVSMFDTTLYPVKNLKTDPGLFPTAFSYESRSKDIFMHHVYRPLFSVIKSAALGLHWLQRGYNQLYVLYIVLTLLALLFWILWI, from the coding sequence ATGTTTTTTTTTACCGCTGCCATGATAATTTTATTGACAGGATCGCTTCTTTTGCCGTTCAGCGGCAGGGGCCACCTGGCTAATATCGCAGGCCCCCTGTTTGCCCTCACCGGTGCCGTTCTGGCACTCGCCGCAGGCGTTGATGCCATCTGCACCGGTGGCTTTGATTTCATATCTCCCTGGAACTACCAACTGGGCGGGTTTCATCTAAAACTGGACCCCCTGTCCGGCTACTTTACCATGGTCATTGCCATGGTTTGCGGACTGTCCGCCCTTTATGGCAGAGATTACCTCAAGCCCTATGCCAATGAAAAACACCTGGGCGTTTCCTGGTCCATGTTTTTGCTGCTGTTTGCCAGCATGTTGCTGGTCATCACCGCATGGAACGGGGTACTCTTTCTGGTGGCATGGGAAATCATGTCCCTCTCTTCTTTTTTCCTGGTAATTTTTGAATCCCATCGCCCCGGGGTATTGGCTGCCGGATGGACCTATCTTGTGGCCACGCATCTGGGAACCGCCTTTCTAATGGTGATGTTCCTACTGCTGGGACAAAACCACTCCTATGATTTCAATGTCATTCAAGCCTCCGGCCCCATGGCTACCTTTTTATTTGTCTTGGCCGTCGTCGGATTTGGCACCAAAGCAGGTTTTCTACCCTTTCATGTCTGGCTGCCAGAAGCCCATCCGGCGGCCCCGTCCCATGTATCTGCGGTGATGAGCGCCGCCATGATTAAAACCGGGATCTACGGTATTCTTCGCATTTCCATACTCATGGGACCCTTCCAGGCTTCCTGGGGATGGATATTGATTATAGTGGGAGCGCTCACCGGCATTTTCGGTGTGCTGTCAGCCTTGTCCCAACAGGATTTAAAACGTCTTCTGGCTTACTCCAGTGTGGAAAACATCGGTATCATCGCCATTGGACTGGGCTTAGGATTCCTGGGATTTGCCACACAACATCCGGTCATTGGTCTTCTGGGAATCGCCGGGGGCATGCTCCATGTCCTGAATCATGCCCTGTTCAAAAGCCTGCTGTTTTTCGGAGCCGGCGCTGTCAGACATGCCACCCACACCCTGGAAATGGAAAAGATGGGGGGGCTCATGAAAGGGATGCCCATAACAGGCACCACCTTTGTCATTGGCGCTGCCGCCATTTGTGCCCTGCCCCCCTTAAACGGGTTTATCAGTGAATTTTTGATTTATTTCGGCTCGTTTTCTTCCCTTTACGGCAGCAAAGGCACCTTCAGTGTGCTGGCCGCAGTGACCGTGATCATTGCCCTGGCCCTCATCGGCGGACTGGCCCTGGCCTGTTTCACCAAAGCGGCCGGGATTGTCTTTTCAGGGGAGCCCCGGACCCGGGAAGCGGCAAAGGCAAAGGAATCCGGTGTGTTCATGCCAATATCCATGGGAATACTGGTGGCCCTTTGCGTATATATCGGCCTTTTCAGTCCCCAGGTCATTGGTTTTCTGGGGCCGGTGTTTGATACCACCGTTGCCGGTCACCCCCTGGGTGATGCAAGTCTTGCCCCGGCAGTTGTGTCCCTTACCATGGTCAGCCGGGTGGGGGCGGGACTTATTGCGCTGATAGTTTTTCTGGGCCTTGTGAAACGCAGATGGATGCAGCATAAAATTGTGGAGAAAAGCACCACCTGGGGCTGCGGGTATGCCACACCCACGGCAAAAATTCAGTACACGGCCTCGTCCTTTGCCGATCCCATTGTATCGATGTTTGATACAACCCTTTATCCAGTGAAAAATCTCAAAACGGACCCAGGCCTTTTTCCCACAGCCTTTTCTTATGAATCCCGGTCAAAGGATATTTTCATGCACCATGTCTACCGTCCGCTGTTTTCCGTTATTAAATCGGCGGCACTGGGACTGCACTGGCTACAGCGGGGATACAACCAACTTTATGTCCTCTACATTGTTTTAACACTTCTGGCATTATTGTTCTGGATACTCTGGATTTAA
- a CDS encoding respiratory chain complex I subunit 1 family protein, translating into MRFTIFFHVIAAFILSPMIPGIINKVKAFFAGRKGKPVLQMYYDLAKLVQKGAVYSRTTTWIFQISPLVTAAVGIIGVMLVPLGNTPGLLAFSGDYILLVYLFGVSRFFTVLAALDTGSPFEGMGASREVQFALLAEPALLLGLCALSALSGETSMNTMVISLQAGTRPVLACAIFIVLLAENARIPFDDPTTHLELTMVHEVMILDHSGPDLALIEYGSALKLWAYGSLTASLIVPQGILSPWASLGAGFVALLFVTVTVGVIESIMARLRLIRIPQLLVGATILSLISLILIIR; encoded by the coding sequence ATGAGATTCACCATTTTTTTCCATGTGATTGCAGCGTTTATTTTATCTCCCATGATTCCGGGCATTATTAATAAAGTTAAAGCCTTTTTTGCCGGAAGAAAAGGCAAACCCGTTCTGCAGATGTATTATGATTTGGCAAAACTTGTGCAAAAGGGGGCCGTTTACAGCCGAACCACCACATGGATTTTTCAGATATCCCCCCTGGTCACTGCCGCTGTGGGCATCATCGGGGTCATGCTGGTACCCTTGGGAAACACACCGGGACTGCTGGCTTTTTCCGGGGATTATATCCTTCTGGTGTATCTGTTTGGTGTGTCCAGATTTTTTACGGTACTTGCGGCTCTGGACACAGGATCGCCCTTTGAGGGCATGGGGGCCAGCCGGGAAGTCCAATTTGCATTGCTGGCGGAACCCGCCCTGCTCCTGGGGCTGTGCGCATTGAGCGCCCTGAGCGGAGAAACCTCCATGAACACCATGGTCATCTCGCTCCAGGCGGGTACCCGACCGGTGCTGGCCTGTGCCATCTTTATTGTCCTTCTGGCTGAAAATGCAAGAATCCCCTTTGATGATCCCACCACCCATCTGGAACTGACCATGGTCCATGAAGTGATGATTTTAGACCACAGCGGACCGGACCTTGCCCTCATCGAATATGGATCAGCCCTGAAATTATGGGCATATGGCTCACTGACGGCCAGCCTGATTGTCCCCCAGGGGATTTTGAGTCCCTGGGCTTCCCTGGGTGCCGGATTTGTGGCCCTGCTATTCGTCACCGTGACGGTGGGAGTCATCGAATCCATCATGGCCCGTCTGAGACTGATCCGGATTCCCCAGCTTTTGGTGGGTGCCACCATTCTGTCACTCATCAGCTTGATTCTCATCATAAGGTAA